From the genome of Cyprinus carpio isolate SPL01 unplaced genomic scaffold, ASM1834038v1 S000006806, whole genome shotgun sequence, one region includes:
- the LOC109095068 gene encoding ribonuclease inhibitor-like, translating into MTDEGCSALTSALKSNPSHLRELDLSGNKLGDSGVKSLSDLLMNPQFKLEKLHLCECSIKEKQCFILTSALKSNPSHLRELDLSRNELKNTGVNHLCDVLKDSHCKLERLRLRYCDVTDEGCSAVVLALKSNPSHLRELNLCRNELGDSGVKNLSDLLMNPECKLEKLDLSECSITYEQGLILTSALKSNPSHLRELDLSENQIKNTGMSQLCDVLKDPHCKLERLSLNFCGITDVSALTQSLTNTKALQFLKELDLSKNMIGDSVKQLIDVLRDSNCKLKQDREQPLFRAATKHTGMQFTSWPKS; encoded by the exons ATGACAGATGAAGGATGTTCTGcactgacttcagctctgaaatcaaacccatcacatctgagagagctggaccttagtgggaataaactaggagactctggagtgaaaagcctcagtgatctactgatgaacccACAATTCAAACTGGAGAAACTACA tCTGTGTGAATGCAGTATTAAAGAGAAACAGTGtttcatcctgacttcagctctgaaatcaaacccatcacacctgagagagctggacctcaGTAGGAATGAACTAAAAAACACAGGGGTGAATCACTTATGTGATGTACTGAAGGattcacactgtaaactggagagactGAG GTTAAGATACTGTGATgtgacagatgaaggttgttctgctgtgGTTttagctctgaaatcaaacccgtcacacctgagagagctgaatctgtgCAGGAAtgaactaggagactctggagtgaaaaacctcagtgatctactgatgaacccAGAATGCAAACTGGAGAAACtaga tttgaGTGAATGCAGTATTACATACGAACAgggtctcatcctgacttcagctctgaaatcaaacccatcacacctgagagaactggacctcagtgagaatcaaataaaaaacacaggaatGAGTCAATTATGTGACGTACTGAaggatccacactgtaaactggagagactAAG tcTAAATTTCTGTGGCATTACAGACGTTTCTGCTTTAACTCAgtctttgacaaacacaaaagcattgCAATTTTTAAAAGAGCTTGATCTGTCAAAAAATATGATTGGAGACTCAGTTAAGCAGCTCATTGATGTGCTACGAGACTCAAACTGTAAACTAAA ACAGGACCGTGAACAGCCTTTGTTTAGAGCTGCTACAAAGCACACTGGTATGCAATTTACATCCTGGCCTAAATCTTAG